A single Vanacampus margaritifer isolate UIUO_Vmar chromosome 7, RoL_Vmar_1.0, whole genome shotgun sequence DNA region contains:
- the tmem192 gene encoding transmembrane protein 192 isoform X4 — protein MESEGVFYAQAGSSVDMMRSEEDSLVDGPLISADALHAAIRREFRSVPTAWHAVLLSLLHVAYVVLSVCVAVLCTLKLGREESCVSILGPVQADSAVIFGKGVLWVLVLVFTRCAQHHHRRARNRGYLRFYRSTSTLKQLPLAVHSAGNVLLLVIMAARLSVDLHTYLLISILTLELLVALPCLIYYTATQMWRYSGTLLFAGVRSWTWPGTL, from the exons atggagtCCGAGGGTGTCTTTTATGCT caGGCAGGGTCTTCGGTGGACATGATGCGCAGTGAGGAGGATTCCCTGGTGGACGGGCCACTCATTTCAGCTGATGCCCTCCACGCCGCCATCAGGAGAGAATTCCGTAGCGTGCCCACCGCCTGGCACGCCGTCCTGCTGTCTCTGCTACAT GTGGCGTACGTGGTTCTGTCCGTGTGCGTGGCCGTGTTGTGCACGTTGAAGCTAGGCCGGGAAGAGTCATGCGTCAGCATCCTGGGGCCTGTGCAGGCTGACAGTGCGGTGATCTTCGGCAAGGGGGTCCTGTGGGTGCTGGTTCTGGTGTTCACCCGCTGCGCCCAGCACCACCACAGGCGGGCCCGCAACAGAGGCTACCTGCGCTTCTACAGGAGCACCAGCACACTCAAGCAGCTGCCTCTCGCCGTGCACTCGGCAG GGAATGTGCTGCTGTTGGTCATCATGGCGGCAAGACTGTCAGTGGATTTGCACACCTACTTGCTGATCAGTATCTTGACCTTGGAGCTACTTGTGGCGTTGCCCTGCCTCATCTATTATAcag caACTCAAATGTGGAGGTACAGTGGAACCCTGCTATTCGCGGGGGTTAGGAGCTGGACCTGGCCGGGAACATTATAA